A stretch of Desulfotalea psychrophila LSv54 DNA encodes these proteins:
- a CDS encoding class I SAM-dependent methyltransferase, translating into MADILENQTIMTLPLKKLLNGLLPEQAFAELVGSYDIVGDIAVIIIPDSCQPWQSLIAEKILENHPHVSVVAKRAGNYDGEFRLLPLQVLAGEERTVTELRESGVRLSLDLAQAYYSVRSGGERLRIARMVADGERILVPFSGVGPYPLVISQHSRAKEIIAVEKNSSAHQYALQSFRLNKKLKNIKFYQADISCWLGGEHGTFDRIIMPLPKSGAAFLSSLLPVLSPRGWVHFYDMQLVDSFEKSFEFIEGVALQLGRKILYHNITACGHCGPRTYRICVDVKLE; encoded by the coding sequence GTGGCGGATATCCTTGAAAATCAAACAATTATGACTCTTCCTCTTAAGAAATTACTTAATGGACTGCTTCCCGAGCAGGCCTTTGCCGAACTCGTTGGTTCCTATGATATTGTCGGTGATATTGCAGTGATTATTATCCCTGATTCCTGTCAGCCCTGGCAGTCGCTTATTGCTGAAAAGATCTTAGAAAATCATCCCCATGTTTCGGTGGTGGCCAAACGGGCGGGGAACTATGATGGTGAATTTCGTCTTCTTCCCCTTCAGGTCCTTGCCGGTGAAGAGCGAACGGTGACGGAGTTGCGTGAGTCCGGGGTGCGTCTTAGCCTTGATCTGGCTCAGGCATATTATTCGGTACGTAGTGGTGGCGAACGACTGCGCATTGCCCGAATGGTTGCAGATGGAGAACGGATACTAGTGCCCTTTTCCGGGGTGGGGCCTTACCCATTGGTTATTTCCCAGCACAGCCGGGCAAAGGAGATCATTGCCGTGGAGAAAAATAGCTCTGCCCATCAATATGCCCTGCAGAGTTTTCGTCTGAATAAAAAGCTGAAAAATATAAAATTTTATCAGGCGGACATCTCTTGCTGGCTTGGTGGAGAGCATGGAACTTTTGATAGGATTATCATGCCTCTGCCTAAGAGCGGGGCAGCCTTTCTATCTTCTTTATTGCCTGTACTTTCTCCTCGGGGATGGGTACACTTTTATGATATGCAACTGGTTGATTCATTTGAAAAGTCTTTTGAATTTATAGAGGGAGTTGCCCTGCAACTTGGGCGTAAAATTCTCTATCACAATATCACGGCCTGCGGGCACTGTGGTCCTCGAACCTATCGTATTTGTGTTGATGTAAAATTAGAATGA
- a CDS encoding zinc ribbon domain-containing protein, translated as MNENIEQLVVLQEIDLGIDKIDGQIESVQEALDSRIQALADKEELIKSLDSAVNGKKSEIKTLELEMEEKVSHVRERQAKMMQVQTGREQTALLKEIEDAKKAAKENEIKIIAIMEESESVAAEMKTEKNLLRGEKKLVAEETEKVRLAIEKINKQKQSSSEKRKKQASTIEASLLKKYEILRERRNGLAMVNVLDGVCQGCYMAIPPQRYNMLLRGDLMFDCPICNRIMYHEPEAL; from the coding sequence TTGAATGAGAATATAGAACAACTAGTCGTGTTGCAAGAAATTGATCTTGGGATTGATAAAATTGATGGCCAAATTGAATCTGTTCAGGAGGCATTGGATTCACGTATTCAGGCACTTGCTGATAAGGAAGAGTTGATCAAAAGTCTTGATTCAGCCGTTAATGGCAAAAAGAGTGAGATTAAAACTCTTGAGCTTGAAATGGAAGAAAAGGTGAGCCATGTCCGCGAGCGTCAGGCTAAGATGATGCAGGTTCAGACCGGTCGTGAGCAAACTGCTCTTCTTAAAGAGATTGAAGACGCTAAGAAGGCAGCAAAAGAAAATGAGATTAAGATTATTGCCATAATGGAAGAGTCTGAGTCCGTTGCTGCCGAAATGAAAACCGAAAAAAATCTTCTTCGCGGTGAGAAGAAGTTGGTTGCAGAGGAAACTGAAAAGGTTCGTCTTGCCATCGAAAAGATCAACAAACAAAAGCAGAGCAGCTCAGAGAAAAGAAAAAAACAGGCTTCGACTATTGAAGCATCTCTGTTGAAAAAATATGAAATATTGCGCGAACGTCGCAATGGCCTGGCCATGGTGAATGTGCTTGATGGTGTTTGTCAGGGTTGTTATATGGCTATTCCACCTCAACGCTATAATATGTTACTTCGTGGTGATCTGATGTTTGATTGTCCCATCTGTAATCGTATTATGTATCACGAGCCAGAGGCACTATAA
- a CDS encoding MBL fold metallo-hydrolase RNA specificity domain-containing protein produces MYVTAYGATQEVTGSFHTITTSDDTLLLDCGLYQGRRKECEEKNRHFLVDPKTISNVILSHAHIDHSGRLPMLTDQGFTGNIFCTRATADACAYLLRDSANIQAGDCSYLNYKTVKKFLEKAKQGDNPGNISRAELKEMQGILKSDDYQSKRSLIIEVAQKNNLEIVRPIYSQESVDRCLPAFKGMPYETTFTVGKNTTCTQYEAGHILGSAISIIQRKTPSGQVKNIMYSGDLGRFDKPIIKDPTLNFAPEHRNIDLCLMESTYGNRLHEPVASLKPMLKKVLTETFERGGSVLIPCFAFGRTQELIYFLHELYRDGEVPRRPVYIDSPLATNLTTVFGEHPEDYDEATHRSFLEMRQSPFSFEHLHFVHNVQESMALNRDPLSNIILAGSGMCEGGRILHHLRHRIHDERNTVLIVGYMGENTFGRLLHEKGKEYAESGRQGDAPMVRFYGKDYPLRAHVVSLGGLSGHGDRDEMTRVLKDSNLNVKSIALVHGEVEQSLAFAEHLRGEGFDVSIPLKGERMPV; encoded by the coding sequence ATGTATGTGACTGCTTATGGGGCAACTCAAGAGGTAACCGGTTCTTTTCATACCATTACAACTTCAGATGATACCCTTCTGCTCGACTGTGGTCTCTATCAGGGGCGACGTAAGGAGTGTGAGGAGAAGAATCGTCATTTTCTTGTAGATCCCAAGACTATCAGTAATGTTATTCTCTCTCATGCCCATATTGATCATTCCGGACGCCTGCCCATGTTGACGGATCAGGGCTTTACCGGAAATATTTTTTGCACCCGGGCAACGGCAGATGCCTGTGCCTACCTGCTCAGGGATTCGGCCAATATTCAGGCCGGTGACTGTTCCTACCTCAACTATAAGACGGTAAAAAAATTTTTAGAAAAGGCAAAACAGGGTGATAATCCGGGGAATATTTCCCGGGCGGAACTGAAGGAGATGCAGGGAATTCTTAAGTCCGATGATTATCAGAGTAAACGCAGTCTTATTATTGAGGTAGCGCAAAAAAATAACCTGGAAATAGTTCGACCCATCTATAGCCAGGAGTCCGTTGACAGATGCCTTCCTGCTTTTAAGGGCATGCCCTATGAAACTACCTTTACCGTGGGTAAGAACACCACCTGCACCCAGTATGAGGCGGGGCATATTCTTGGCTCTGCCATCTCTATTATTCAAAGAAAGACACCATCGGGGCAGGTGAAGAACATCATGTACAGTGGTGATTTAGGCCGTTTTGATAAGCCGATCATTAAGGATCCCACTCTTAACTTTGCCCCGGAGCATCGGAATATTGATCTCTGTCTTATGGAGAGTACCTACGGTAACCGCCTCCATGAACCCGTTGCCTCCCTGAAGCCGATGTTGAAGAAGGTCTTAACAGAGACCTTTGAACGGGGGGGAAGCGTACTTATCCCCTGTTTTGCCTTTGGTCGTACCCAAGAGCTTATTTATTTTCTGCATGAGCTTTATCGAGACGGTGAGGTTCCTCGTCGTCCTGTCTATATAGATAGCCCCCTTGCCACCAATCTGACCACCGTCTTTGGTGAGCATCCGGAAGACTATGATGAGGCAACCCACCGGAGCTTTTTGGAGATGAGGCAGAGTCCCTTCAGCTTTGAGCACCTTCATTTTGTCCATAATGTTCAGGAGTCAATGGCTCTCAACCGTGATCCCCTCTCTAATATTATCCTCGCCGGTTCCGGAATGTGTGAGGGCGGCAGGATACTGCATCATCTTCGTCATAGAATTCATGATGAACGAAATACAGTCCTTATTGTCGGCTATATGGGGGAGAATACCTTTGGTCGCCTTCTTCATGAAAAGGGCAAGGAGTATGCGGAGAGTGGTCGGCAGGGAGATGCGCCCATGGTTCGATTTTATGGTAAGGACTATCCGCTTAGAGCCCATGTGGTCAGTCTTGGTGGTCTCAGTGGTCATGGTGATCGTGACGAGATGACCCGGGTACTCAAGGATTCTAATCTCAATGTTAAAAGTATTGCTCTGGTGCATGGAGAGGTGGAGCAGTCCCTGGCCTTTGCCGAACATTTGCGAGGCGAGGGGTTTGATGTAAGTATTCCTCTTAAGGGGGAGAGAATGCCCGTTTAG
- a CDS encoding putative bifunctional diguanylate cyclase/phosphodiesterase, whose translation MQKEIHKRQTSEEELNYKVNFDSTTRLPNKTMAYAILCEKIAEAQKTNQRLYVLSVDLANFKKVNKGLGHDGGEHLLEIAAERIVRASGPNSTVARLRGDEFLVSNFEDSETSSLAESTAKNILEELQKPFFIQQIDFYLGACIGVSLYPRDSSKADKLMRYADLAMYRAKEKGQNIFCFYSQSLSHIISRKQMLEQHLHKAISRDELTLYYQPFIKLGKELKIVGAEALLRWNNKTFEDITATELIAVAEETGLIVPIGEWVLQKATADIASINPPRSFRIALNLSAQQFHNPNQLQTAILTALRESGLQPDQLELEITENNLLNLGAKTIHLLQWIKQLGIRLSIDDFGTGYSSLHYLQKQNFDLLKIDKSFIKDIHLKKSNRVLVDAIFAMSKTLGIEVIAEGIESKAEEEFLRQQNYGLAQGFRYSRPVPLEPFKILLDQQKERGYVRFPSSKDAP comes from the coding sequence TTGCAAAAAGAAATTCACAAACGGCAAACAAGCGAGGAAGAGTTAAACTATAAGGTAAATTTTGATTCGACAACACGACTTCCCAACAAAACAATGGCCTACGCTATTCTCTGTGAAAAGATAGCAGAGGCCCAAAAGACAAATCAGCGGCTCTATGTACTCTCCGTAGATCTGGCCAACTTCAAAAAGGTTAACAAGGGCTTAGGCCATGACGGGGGCGAACATCTCCTGGAAATTGCCGCAGAAAGGATTGTGCGGGCAAGCGGTCCCAATAGTACGGTGGCCAGACTTCGGGGAGACGAATTTCTCGTCAGCAATTTTGAAGATAGCGAAACATCCTCCCTTGCCGAAAGCACGGCAAAAAATATATTGGAAGAACTACAAAAACCATTTTTTATCCAACAGATAGATTTTTATCTTGGGGCCTGTATTGGTGTATCACTTTACCCTCGCGACAGCTCTAAGGCAGATAAGCTGATGCGTTATGCAGACCTTGCCATGTACCGGGCAAAGGAAAAAGGACAGAATATATTTTGCTTTTACAGCCAGTCTCTTAGCCATATAATTTCTCGTAAACAGATGCTTGAGCAACATCTGCATAAGGCCATTAGCAGAGATGAACTCACCCTCTACTACCAACCATTTATCAAACTTGGTAAAGAATTAAAAATTGTTGGAGCCGAGGCATTACTCCGTTGGAACAACAAAACCTTCGAAGATATTACTGCCACAGAACTTATAGCTGTGGCAGAGGAGACAGGGCTCATCGTACCCATAGGGGAGTGGGTTCTACAAAAGGCGACTGCTGATATTGCCAGCATCAATCCACCGAGATCATTTCGTATTGCCCTCAATCTCTCTGCCCAACAATTTCACAATCCAAACCAGCTCCAAACGGCAATACTAACCGCCCTCAGGGAGAGTGGCCTCCAGCCAGATCAACTGGAGTTGGAAATAACAGAAAATAATTTACTTAATCTGGGAGCAAAAACTATTCACCTGCTCCAGTGGATCAAACAATTGGGCATTCGCCTTTCCATTGATGATTTCGGCACAGGTTATTCCTCCCTCCACTACCTGCAAAAACAAAACTTTGACCTCCTTAAAATTGATAAAAGCTTTATCAAAGATATACATCTTAAAAAATCAAATCGTGTCTTAGTCGATGCCATCTTTGCCATGAGCAAGACCCTTGGTATCGAGGTCATTGCCGAGGGCATCGAATCCAAAGCAGAAGAGGAGTTCCTTCGCCAACAGAATTATGGACTAGCCCAGGGTTTTCGCTATAGCAGACCTGTCCCACTAGAGCCGTTTAAAATTCTCCTCGATCAACAAAAGGAGAGAGGGTATGTCCGTTTTCCCAGCAGTAAAGACGCCCCCTAG
- a CDS encoding bifunctional dihydroorotate dehydrogenase B NAD binding subunit/NADPH-dependent glutamate synthase — MFEIVENSIIAPNVHRLIIKAPRVAKSRKPGQFVIVHEEGGERIPLTIADENIENGTITLIIQAVGEGTKQIVSKQAGEFIRDIAGPLGKASEIEKVGKVVCIGGGVGTAVLFPLAKALAAAGNDLTTIIGGRSESFVILKDELAVFSTQLKITTEDGSLGDKGFVTGPLAEILEDETRRPEIIYAIGPVPMMAAICEQTRPYGVKTIVSLNPIMVDGTGMCGGCRVTVANKVKFACVDGPEFDGHEVDFKELAARQRQYVGHDHDRHKCRMDAVKIETISIKERMAIPRAHMPEQDAKIRATNFTEVNLGISEEVAIREAQRCLNCKTRPCVSGCPVGVRIPEYLQEVAKGDFAAAAKILREDNALPATTGRVCPQESQCEQKCVRGKKGDAVALGWLERFVADWAAQNLKPEVPCIEKTGKKVAIIGSGPGGLTAAGELARRGHDVTVFEALHTAGGVLRYGIPEFRLPKNIVDHEVENLVALGVKFEFNVIIGQTLTIKEIMAEFDSCFIANGAGLPIFLNLPGENLNGVYSSNEYLTRVNLMNAYKKGSATPIVTGPTTVVFGGGNTAMDSARTAKRMGSERVILAYRRGRDEMPARLEEVIHAEQEGIEFMFLVAPLSIGGTEDGWVENVHLQKMELGEPDASGRRRPVAIEGSEFKVEADIVIMSIGTTSNPLLTSTCPELELNKWGNIVVDEKQMSSMQGVFAGGDIVRGGATVILAMGDGKNAAQSIHDYLQK; from the coding sequence ATGTTTGAGATCGTAGAAAACAGCATCATCGCCCCTAATGTTCACCGCCTTATCATCAAAGCTCCTCGAGTGGCAAAATCCCGTAAGCCGGGACAATTTGTTATCGTCCATGAAGAGGGTGGCGAACGCATTCCCCTTACCATTGCCGACGAGAACATTGAAAACGGTACAATCACCTTAATTATTCAAGCCGTTGGCGAGGGCACCAAGCAAATTGTCAGCAAGCAGGCCGGAGAATTTATCCGTGACATTGCCGGCCCCCTTGGTAAGGCTTCAGAAATTGAAAAAGTCGGTAAGGTGGTCTGTATTGGTGGCGGGGTAGGTACCGCTGTACTCTTTCCCCTGGCCAAGGCCCTTGCCGCAGCAGGCAATGATCTGACAACCATCATCGGTGGTCGTTCAGAGTCCTTTGTCATTCTCAAAGACGAGCTCGCCGTATTTTCTACTCAACTAAAGATAACCACGGAAGATGGTTCTCTCGGTGATAAGGGCTTTGTTACCGGCCCCCTCGCTGAAATACTTGAAGACGAGACCAGACGCCCAGAGATTATCTATGCCATCGGCCCCGTTCCTATGATGGCGGCCATCTGTGAACAGACCCGTCCCTACGGCGTCAAGACCATTGTCAGCCTCAATCCTATTATGGTAGACGGCACAGGCATGTGTGGCGGTTGTCGGGTAACCGTCGCCAACAAGGTAAAATTTGCCTGCGTCGACGGCCCTGAATTTGACGGTCATGAGGTTGACTTTAAAGAGCTTGCTGCCAGACAGCGCCAGTATGTCGGCCACGACCACGATCGCCATAAATGTCGCATGGACGCAGTAAAGATAGAGACAATCAGCATAAAAGAACGCATGGCAATTCCCCGGGCCCATATGCCCGAGCAGGACGCCAAGATCAGGGCAACCAACTTCACTGAGGTAAATCTGGGGATCTCTGAAGAGGTGGCCATCCGTGAGGCCCAACGCTGCCTTAACTGCAAGACCCGTCCCTGTGTCTCCGGTTGTCCCGTCGGTGTCCGTATCCCTGAATACCTGCAGGAAGTTGCCAAGGGCGATTTCGCCGCAGCTGCCAAGATACTCCGTGAAGACAACGCCCTGCCCGCCACCACCGGCCGGGTCTGCCCACAGGAATCTCAATGCGAGCAGAAATGTGTTCGGGGTAAAAAGGGCGATGCCGTTGCCCTCGGTTGGCTGGAACGCTTTGTCGCTGACTGGGCTGCCCAAAACCTTAAACCCGAAGTACCCTGCATAGAGAAGACGGGGAAAAAGGTCGCCATTATCGGCAGTGGTCCCGGAGGTCTGACCGCCGCCGGAGAACTTGCCCGTAGGGGGCACGATGTCACAGTTTTTGAGGCATTACATACCGCCGGTGGTGTACTTCGTTATGGTATTCCTGAGTTTCGTCTGCCAAAAAATATTGTCGATCACGAGGTGGAAAACCTTGTCGCCCTCGGGGTTAAGTTTGAATTCAACGTCATCATTGGCCAAACCCTGACTATTAAGGAGATAATGGCAGAATTTGACAGCTGTTTTATCGCCAACGGTGCCGGACTGCCTATCTTCCTCAATTTACCAGGTGAAAACCTCAACGGTGTCTACTCGTCAAACGAATACCTCACCCGGGTAAACCTGATGAACGCCTATAAGAAGGGCAGTGCAACTCCAATTGTCACTGGTCCTACCACCGTCGTCTTTGGTGGTGGCAACACAGCCATGGATTCAGCCAGAACAGCTAAACGCATGGGCAGTGAACGAGTAATCCTTGCCTATCGCCGTGGCCGTGACGAGATGCCTGCCCGTCTGGAAGAGGTCATTCATGCGGAACAGGAGGGTATCGAGTTCATGTTCCTGGTCGCACCTCTTTCTATTGGTGGCACCGAAGATGGCTGGGTGGAAAATGTTCACCTGCAAAAAATGGAACTTGGCGAACCAGATGCCTCGGGCAGAAGACGCCCTGTTGCCATAGAGGGAAGTGAATTTAAAGTAGAGGCTGATATTGTTATCATGTCCATCGGTACCACCTCAAATCCACTCCTCACCTCCACATGTCCTGAGCTGGAACTCAACAAGTGGGGTAATATTGTGGTGGACGAAAAGCAGATGAGCTCCATGCAGGGTGTCTTTGCCGGGGGCGATATCGTCCGAGGCGGCGCCACTGTTATCCTCGCCATGGGCGATGGTAAAAATGCAGCTCAGTCCATTCATGATTATCTACAAAAATAG